A genome region from Methanococcoides burtonii DSM 6242 includes the following:
- the ablA gene encoding lysine 2,3-aminomutase, with protein MEKYSKQQKEIATMIDSDDFLDKWKDWNWQLKHSIRDIETFERLLGINFEPPEKEKLKETLEKFPLSITPYYLSLIDSDDFRNDPIFLQSFPSPEELIISADELEDPLSEDTDSPVEGITHRYPDRVLFHISNVCSMYCRHCTRKRKVGDIDYIPEKEKILEGIEYIRNTPQIRDVLLSGGDPLMLSDDFLDWILTEINSIPHVEVIRIGSRMPVVLPYRITDELVDVLKKHHPIWLNTHFNHPREMTFSSRQALKKLADAGIPLGNQTVLLAGVNDCQRIIKKLVHKLVQNRVRPYYLYQCDLSEGLSHFRTPIGKGIEIMENLIGHTSGFSVPTYVIDAPHGGGKIPVMPNYIISWSTNRVILRNYEGVITSYKEPESYKQIYCDRNCEKCDLQLKLDDATEYKAIGISKLLADYDDTTSLVPEDNERMERRT; from the coding sequence ATGGAAAAATACAGTAAGCAACAAAAAGAAATAGCAACAATGATCGATTCTGATGACTTTCTGGATAAGTGGAAAGATTGGAATTGGCAATTAAAACATTCAATTCGGGATATTGAAACTTTCGAGCGATTGCTTGGAATAAATTTTGAGCCACCTGAGAAAGAGAAGCTCAAAGAAACGCTGGAAAAATTCCCATTGTCTATCACACCTTACTACCTATCATTGATAGATTCTGATGATTTCAGAAATGATCCTATTTTCCTACAATCATTCCCTTCACCTGAAGAACTAATTATATCGGCGGACGAACTTGAAGACCCTCTTTCAGAAGATACAGATAGCCCTGTTGAAGGCATAACTCACAGATATCCTGATAGAGTTCTTTTCCACATAAGCAATGTATGTTCTATGTATTGCCGCCATTGCACACGTAAAAGAAAAGTTGGGGACATTGATTATATACCTGAAAAAGAGAAAATACTCGAGGGTATCGAGTACATTAGGAACACTCCACAAATAAGGGATGTATTACTTTCAGGTGGAGATCCTTTAATGTTGTCTGATGATTTTCTGGATTGGATCCTTACTGAAATAAATAGCATTCCTCACGTAGAAGTGATCCGTATTGGCAGCAGGATGCCGGTTGTACTTCCATACCGAATTACAGATGAACTTGTGGATGTTTTGAAAAAGCATCATCCGATCTGGCTAAATACACATTTCAATCATCCCAGAGAAATGACATTTTCATCCAGACAAGCGCTTAAAAAGCTTGCAGATGCCGGCATCCCTCTTGGAAATCAAACCGTACTGCTTGCGGGTGTAAATGATTGCCAGAGAATTATAAAAAAGCTGGTTCATAAGCTGGTTCAAAATCGTGTTCGTCCATATTATCTGTACCAGTGTGATCTTTCAGAAGGCCTGTCCCATTTCAGGACGCCCATAGGCAAAGGAATAGAGATAATGGAAAATTTAATTGGCCATACAAGTGGGTTTTCAGTTCCTACTTATGTTATTGATGCCCCTCACGGAGGAGGTAAAATACCGGTTATGCCAAATTACATCATCTCCTGGTCGACAAACCGTGTGATCCTTCGTAATTATGAAGGTGTTATTACCTCCTACAAAGAGCCGGAATCATATAAACAGATATATTGTGATCGAAATTGTGAAAAGTGT
- a CDS encoding NosD domain-containing protein codes for MPIGNIAAKDITVDDDGFAKFMSIDEAVKYSKTGDTIIVYPGTYFENVDVYKEITLVSYSGDPNDTIIQTLGPDAHVLHVTEDNVTISGFTIIGASTSKYDSGSGIYLDEVVNAFISNNIITKNNAGVILVRSENNTLVNNVAYMNRNGISIGDSDHNVLNNNTVKQNKFNGIVLGYSDNNSLINNNASSNYDSGIRLESSNDNELIVNVVNSNRYGFEFKSSFNNTLSDNTVNSNSAVGIYFKDSANNKVEGNLLSKNLKNIHEDSDRSDKNHIYDNEINDSTIGNILFIISSFFVIVLVAVFRVLKDKINTKKLLISLIASLFVSALIIFTAVIFFTNETFRTIAGGYWSYLEIPVMFMIPATPLIYGWITRDKIGSIVVGIIPWFGFMMSIAIMSGSIYDFFSPIKFIELIFYYGIYSIVGGLAGYFASKRKIEYLLIAIVLAMGWITIFLSGID; via the coding sequence ATGCCTATTGGAAATATTGCAGCTAAAGATATCACCGTAGATGATGATGGTTTTGCCAAATTTATGTCGATAGACGAGGCTGTTAAATATTCAAAAACAGGTGATACTATCATTGTGTACCCTGGCACATATTTCGAAAATGTAGATGTTTACAAGGAGATAACACTTGTTTCATATTCAGGAGATCCGAATGATACTATTATCCAAACTTTAGGTCCAGACGCTCATGTTCTTCATGTGACCGAGGATAATGTGACCATTAGTGGCTTTACTATAATAGGTGCAAGTACCTCTAAATATGATTCGGGATCAGGCATTTATCTCGATGAAGTGGTAAATGCTTTTATTAGCAACAACATTATCACAAAAAATAATGCGGGTGTCATTCTTGTTCGATCAGAGAACAATACGCTGGTCAATAATGTTGCATACATGAATCGTAATGGTATTAGTATTGGGGATTCTGACCATAATGTGCTTAATAATAATACTGTGAAACAGAACAAGTTCAATGGCATAGTTCTTGGCTATTCTGACAACAATAGTTTGATCAATAATAATGCAAGTTCGAACTATGATAGTGGCATTAGACTGGAATCTTCAAATGACAATGAGTTAATCGTCAATGTTGTAAATTCAAACAGATATGGATTCGAATTCAAAAGTTCCTTCAATAATACCTTAAGTGATAATACTGTAAACTCGAATAGTGCTGTGGGCATCTATTTTAAAGATTCCGCAAATAATAAAGTTGAAGGCAATTTATTATCAAAGAATCTCAAAAATATTCATGAAGACTCGGATCGAAGTGATAAAAATCATATTTATGACAACGAGATAAATGACAGTACCATTGGGAATATATTGTTCATTATCTCGAGCTTTTTTGTAATTGTACTTGTGGCAGTTTTCCGGGTATTAAAGGATAAAATAAATACAAAAAAGTTGCTGATATCTTTAATTGCATCGTTATTTGTTTCTGCTCTTATTATTTTTACCGCGGTGATTTTCTTTACTAATGAAACATTTCGCACAATAGCCGGTGGATATTGGTCTTACCTTGAAATTCCGGTTATGTTCATGATACCTGCTACCCCCCTCATTTATGGATGGATAACAAGAGATAAGATTGGTTCGATAGTGGTTGGAATTATTCCATGGTTCGGTTTCATGATGTCGATAGCGATAATGTCAGGCAGTATATATGATTTTTTCAGTCCGATCAAGTTTATTGAGCTTATTTTCTATTATGGTATTTATTCTATTGTTGGCGGTCTGGCAGGTTATTTTGCATCAAAAAGAAAGATTGAATATCTTCTTATTGCGATTGTTCTTGCAATGGGATGGATCACTATTTTTCTCAGTGGCATTGACTGA
- the fdhD gene encoding formate dehydrogenase accessory sulfurtransferase FdhD, with product MPLDWHIERKNAQNNFWRDEEWDSSAPYLSYKGVELTEDSSNEIDVDVIVEKEFHLSLNDVPLASFFATPQEFEELAVGFLICEGFIDHAIDIISVEVKDDRLICEADICTDRIGKTKRNIDPDSRFDFCSCAIGSRPCKKKVGNVSDIRFDRKVLFNAVEHLKTDAKTWRRTGGTHSVIITDNDSNILAFCEDVSRASAVDKAVGKAALAGVDMSKCAIVATGRLSVTMVSKAVNAGVSVLASKAGPINEGIDLARAVGLSLVGFVRPPHMYVYNGIERII from the coding sequence ATGCCGTTGGATTGGCACATTGAAAGAAAGAACGCTCAGAATAACTTCTGGCGTGATGAGGAATGGGATTCTTCCGCTCCTTATCTTTCTTATAAGGGTGTCGAGCTTACGGAAGACAGCAGTAACGAAATAGATGTGGATGTCATCGTTGAGAAAGAATTCCATCTTTCACTCAATGACGTCCCCCTTGCTTCTTTTTTTGCAACCCCTCAAGAGTTCGAAGAACTGGCTGTGGGTTTTTTAATATGTGAAGGTTTTATCGATCACGCCATTGACATCATATCGGTCGAGGTCAAAGATGACCGTCTGATATGCGAAGCGGACATCTGTACGGACCGTATCGGAAAGACCAAACGTAACATAGATCCTGATTCAAGATTCGATTTTTGCAGTTGTGCCATTGGCTCTAGACCCTGCAAGAAAAAGGTCGGTAATGTTTCTGACATAAGATTTGACCGTAAGGTCCTCTTCAATGCAGTGGAACACCTCAAGACCGATGCAAAGACATGGAGACGCACCGGCGGTACTCATTCGGTCATTATCACTGATAACGACAGCAATATCCTGGCATTCTGTGAAGATGTGAGCAGGGCTTCAGCTGTTGACAAAGCAGTTGGCAAAGCAGCCCTTGCAGGTGTGGATATGTCCAAATGTGCAATTGTCGCTACAGGCAGGCTTTCAGTCACAATGGTCTCAAAGGCCGTTAATGCAGGAGTTTCCGTACTCGCCAGCAAGGCAGGTCCCATAAATGAAGGTATCGACCTCGCAAGGGCGGTAGGTCTGTCACTGGTGGGTTTTGTTCGCCCGCCTCATATGTATGTCTATAACGGTATTGAGAGAATTATTTAA
- a CDS encoding formylmethanofuran dehydrogenase subunit B — translation MVFKNIMCPVCGASCDDIQVELGDNEITVKNACKMGNAKFQEVVSSHRLKDPLVKKNGKLEKAAWDEALTKAAEMLVNAKRPLFFLGSETSCEAQEVGLHIAEYLGGVADSNATICHGPTVMGIQESGCAGSTAGQVKNRADVNIYWGTNPLASMPRHMSKYAVFPRGYWSKRGRFDRKVITVDPRRTDTAVASDLHIQLKPNSDYELLSALLTILNGKRPHPSVEEITGVPISAMDEMIDVMVNANFGSISVGLGLGSSMGKHRNVELGLNLVKELNNNHGTKFVLGALRGHCNVAGFNQVASYLYGYPFGIDFSRGYPRYNPGETTTVDLLRDKDVDAAFVMCADLVNHIPADAASYLAEIPMTCLDIAPCPTTTASDVVLPGVIDAMENDGTFYRLDNVPMYFKPFTTSPFEFTQSNEDTLKQLFAKIKEIA, via the coding sequence ATGGTTTTTAAGAACATTATGTGTCCGGTATGCGGAGCTTCATGTGATGATATCCAGGTAGAGCTTGGAGATAACGAGATCACTGTCAAGAACGCATGCAAGATGGGTAATGCAAAGTTCCAGGAAGTCGTAAGTTCACACCGTCTTAAGGACCCACTTGTCAAAAAGAATGGTAAGCTTGAGAAAGCTGCATGGGACGAAGCACTCACAAAGGCTGCAGAGATGCTTGTGAACGCAAAGAGACCTCTTTTCTTCCTCGGAAGTGAGACCTCATGCGAAGCACAGGAAGTCGGTCTTCATATCGCTGAGTATCTTGGCGGTGTAGCAGATTCTAATGCAACTATCTGCCACGGTCCTACTGTTATGGGTATTCAGGAAAGCGGATGTGCAGGCTCAACAGCAGGTCAGGTCAAGAACAGGGCTGACGTGAACATCTATTGGGGAACCAACCCTCTGGCATCCATGCCAAGACACATGTCTAAGTATGCTGTCTTCCCAAGAGGATACTGGTCTAAGAGAGGAAGGTTCGACCGTAAGGTTATCACTGTTGACCCAAGAAGGACCGATACAGCAGTAGCATCAGACCTTCACATACAGCTTAAACCAAACTCTGACTATGAGCTTTTGAGCGCACTGCTGACCATCCTTAACGGAAAACGTCCACACCCATCTGTAGAGGAGATCACAGGTGTGCCAATTTCTGCAATGGATGAGATGATCGATGTAATGGTGAATGCAAACTTCGGTAGCATCTCAGTCGGTCTTGGTCTTGGTTCTTCAATGGGTAAGCACAGGAACGTTGAGCTTGGTCTCAACCTTGTAAAAGAGCTCAACAACAACCACGGTACAAAGTTCGTACTCGGTGCACTCAGAGGTCACTGTAATGTGGCAGGTTTCAACCAGGTCGCATCATATCTGTACGGATATCCGTTTGGTATCGACTTCTCAAGAGGCTATCCAAGGTACAACCCTGGAGAGACCACCACTGTTGATCTGCTGAGGGATAAGGACGTAGACGCTGCATTCGTTATGTGTGCTGACCTTGTCAACCACATTCCTGCAGATGCTGCATCCTATCTTGCAGAGATCCCAATGACCTGCCTGGATATTGCTCCATGCCCAACAACAACAGCTTCAGATGTTGTTCTTCCTGGTGTCATCGATGCAATGGAGAATGACGGTACATTCTACAGGCTCGACAACGTGCCAATGTACTTCAAGCCGTTCACAACATCTCCATTCGAGTTCACACAGAGCAATGAAGACACACTCAAGCAGTTGTTCGCAAAGATAAAGGAAATTGCTTGA
- a CDS encoding molybdopterin dinucleotide binding domain-containing protein, translated as MEVLLNTGSTINEGRLAKGGNKYSEEYRLECAVCWLSPSNFGSLGCPEKVKVTSKDKKHSIIVYTKCTDVMMDGDVFMPRAIWSNVIIDPYTFSTGSPLYKGSPVTVEAGEGDVLSAEDVVLNLYMGGK; from the coding sequence ATGGAAGTATTACTTAACACAGGAAGTACCATTAATGAGGGCAGACTTGCAAAAGGTGGAAACAAGTATTCAGAGGAATATAGGCTCGAGTGCGCAGTGTGCTGGCTCTCCCCCTCTAATTTTGGATCCCTTGGATGCCCGGAAAAAGTAAAAGTAACAAGTAAGGACAAAAAACATTCCATCATAGTTTATACAAAATGTACAGATGTTATGATGGATGGAGATGTATTCATGCCAAGAGCGATCTGGTCTAACGTGATCATTGATCCATATACATTCTCAACAGGTTCTCCTCTCTACAAAGGCAGTCCTGTGACTGTCGAGGCAGGAGAAGGTGATGTATTGAGTGCAGAGGATGTTGTCCTTAATCTCTATATGGGAGGTAAATGA
- a CDS encoding formylmethanofuran dehydrogenase subunit C has product MAEVILTVNTEIGLKIEADVITPDTFAGKNKSEIEALLVWQGPKQFPISAFFDVEGDAGASAEDTSIVIKGDSARVKRIGEKMTVGNITVEGSVSMHVGSQMVGGEILVKGDADSWAGMEMVGGLIHIEGNANDHVGCAYRGKWIGMSGGRIVIDGDANNNLGGGISGGEIIVGGNVGHYTGIRQNGGLIAVKGNAIRAVAAEMTAGTMVVNGTIERFSPGFEYVTNESDLKFDDIECPGEFMKFLGDNAITKRPKGTLYVNQAANLDL; this is encoded by the coding sequence ATGGCAGAAGTCATTCTTACAGTCAATACTGAAATTGGTTTAAAAATAGAGGCGGATGTTATCACTCCTGATACATTTGCTGGCAAGAACAAGAGCGAAATCGAGGCTCTGCTGGTTTGGCAGGGCCCAAAACAGTTTCCTATCTCTGCATTCTTTGATGTGGAGGGCGATGCTGGTGCTTCTGCAGAAGATACATCTATTGTCATCAAAGGCGATTCTGCGAGAGTAAAGCGCATCGGTGAAAAGATGACAGTTGGAAATATCACTGTTGAAGGATCTGTCAGCATGCATGTAGGCTCCCAGATGGTAGGTGGCGAGATCCTTGTAAAAGGCGATGCTGATTCATGGGCAGGAATGGAGATGGTAGGTGGACTTATCCACATCGAAGGTAATGCAAATGACCACGTTGGTTGTGCATACCGCGGTAAGTGGATAGGAATGTCCGGCGGACGCATCGTTATCGATGGTGATGCTAACAATAACCTTGGTGGCGGTATCAGCGGTGGGGAGATAATCGTTGGTGGAAATGTCGGTCACTACACTGGCATTCGCCAGAACGGCGGTCTTATCGCTGTAAAAGGAAATGCTATTCGTGCAGTTGCTGCTGAAATGACAGCCGGTACAATGGTTGTTAATGGAACTATCGAGAGATTCTCTCCTGGATTTGAATATGTGACAAACGAAAGCGACCTTAAGTTCGATGATATAGAATGCCCGGGTGAGTTCATGAAGTTCCTCGGTGACAATGCGATCACAAAGAGGCCAAAGGGCACGCTCTATGTCAATCAGGCTGCAAATCTGGATCTGTGA
- a CDS encoding formylmethanofuran dehydrogenase subunit A, whose translation MAGTIVIKNGYVYDPLNEVNGEQQDIFIKDGVVVSELSAADLKDVKVIDATGKTVMPGGVDSHSHIAGAKVNTGRMMRPEDGYKTTRTKTAIAHSGSGETVPSVYMEGYEYSKLGYTTAFEAAVPPMEARHTHEEMRSIPMLDMGGYLVLGNNWFMMRYLKEGDMDRAAAYVAWMMRTHKTYGIKCVNPGGVENWGWGKNVSSLDEQNIHFEISSREIIDGLTEVNEMLGMPMSMHLHANNLGHPGNYRTTKESLGISSKTKAKQNMSVNWAETKIDASRDQSVYLTHMMFNAFAGTSWRDFESGVKPLADYINNADHVVIDSGCVPFGEATCMTGDGPSIHDLSVLTGGKWSNTDVELECGSGVCPFTYLKSNPVHSTQWAMGLECLLLIDDPWKTIMTTDSPNGGPFTKYPLVMSWLMSEKFREQTFSECHKWANDRSTLGGVDREMSLYDLAILTRANTAKTIGMAHRKGSFGIGADGDVTIYDIDPTKIDTREYSDLINKFSTAEYTIKGGEVVCHDGEITMIPDKRTYYTDASVPDANEKEMLKDVQEWFRYYSHGFNHYPTPEKYLVNPTVIKVNTEQ comes from the coding sequence ATGGCTGGAACTATTGTAATTAAGAACGGATATGTTTATGACCCGCTCAATGAAGTGAACGGTGAACAGCAGGACATCTTCATCAAGGACGGCGTGGTAGTTTCCGAACTTTCCGCAGCTGATCTGAAAGATGTTAAGGTAATTGATGCAACAGGCAAGACAGTTATGCCTGGTGGTGTAGATTCTCACTCACATATTGCCGGTGCTAAGGTCAATACCGGTAGGATGATGCGTCCTGAGGATGGTTACAAGACAACAAGGACAAAAACAGCTATCGCTCACTCAGGTTCAGGGGAGACCGTACCATCCGTCTACATGGAAGGTTACGAATACTCCAAGCTGGGATATACTACTGCTTTTGAGGCAGCTGTTCCTCCAATGGAAGCACGTCATACACACGAAGAGATGCGCTCCATCCCAATGCTCGATATGGGTGGCTACCTTGTTCTCGGTAACAACTGGTTCATGATGCGCTACTTGAAGGAAGGCGACATGGACAGGGCAGCAGCATATGTTGCATGGATGATGAGAACTCATAAGACATACGGTATCAAGTGTGTCAATCCTGGTGGAGTTGAGAACTGGGGCTGGGGAAAGAATGTTTCTTCCCTTGATGAGCAAAATATACACTTCGAGATATCTTCCAGGGAGATCATCGATGGGCTGACCGAAGTAAACGAAATGCTTGGTATGCCAATGTCAATGCACCTTCACGCAAACAATCTTGGTCATCCGGGAAACTACAGGACAACAAAGGAATCTCTTGGTATTTCCAGCAAAACAAAGGCAAAGCAGAACATGAGTGTTAACTGGGCTGAGACAAAGATCGATGCAAGCAGAGATCAGTCAGTGTACCTCACACACATGATGTTCAATGCATTTGCCGGCACATCCTGGCGTGATTTCGAATCTGGTGTCAAGCCTCTTGCAGATTATATCAACAACGCTGACCATGTTGTCATTGACAGTGGTTGCGTACCATTCGGTGAAGCAACATGTATGACTGGTGATGGTCCTTCCATCCACGATCTCTCAGTGCTTACTGGTGGCAAATGGTCCAACACTGATGTTGAGCTTGAATGTGGTTCAGGTGTCTGTCCATTTACATATCTTAAGAGCAACCCTGTTCACAGCACTCAGTGGGCAATGGGTCTTGAGTGCCTGCTCCTTATCGACGATCCATGGAAGACCATCATGACAACCGACAGTCCAAATGGCGGACCGTTCACCAAGTATCCACTCGTTATGAGCTGGCTCATGTCCGAGAAGTTCAGGGAACAGACATTCAGTGAATGTCACAAATGGGCTAACGACAGAAGTACACTCGGTGGTGTTGACAGGGAAATGTCCCTTTACGACCTTGCGATTCTTACCCGTGCTAACACGGCAAAGACCATTGGTATGGCACACAGGAAGGGTAGCTTTGGTATCGGTGCAGATGGTGATGTTACTATTTACGACATCGACCCAACAAAGATCGATACCAGGGAATATTCTGACCTGATCAACAAATTCAGCACTGCTGAATACACTATCAAAGGCGGAGAGGTTGTCTGCCACGATGGTGAGATCACTATGATCCCTGATAAAAGGACATATTATACCGACGCGAGCGTTCCTGATGCAAATGAGAAAGAAATGCTTAAGGATGTTCAGGAATGGTTCAGGTATTATTCACACGGTTTCAACCACTATCCAACACCTGAGAAGTACCTGGTCAATCCAACAGTGATCAAGGTAAACACGGAGCAGTGA
- a CDS encoding 4Fe-4S binding protein has protein sequence MNEIVVQTKDNKQVVYLPEKCIGCGTCTMVCPKDTLIIGSVGPVARGLINKEYLDIRDTCITCGMCTKVCPTGALEMREDGKPVCDENFLCSSLAPTTVNDNCVHCGVCEQICPQGAIETRQWLANDGSARIDGETIIDQETCVHCGWCSEVCPTNAITVQKPFEGTWERAEDVCQACRTCVDVCPCNALFNPEWAPGERVDKVAQRPDACIYCGACAVSCPVNAIDVQKTAIVPDMNKKAVFEKKLLNKPSATPVLTSVLVTDEDACLGCGNCVIMCPVNAKSSKDLAAGSLNDLDEKPLLEVRNGTVKVVDQEACGSCGACALICPVSAIWLEKREVE, from the coding sequence ATGAACGAAATAGTAGTTCAGACAAAAGATAACAAGCAAGTGGTGTATTTACCAGAAAAGTGCATTGGTTGCGGAACCTGTACGATGGTCTGTCCTAAGGACACATTGATCATAGGTTCAGTAGGACCTGTTGCCAGGGGACTCATCAATAAGGAGTACCTGGATATTAGAGATACATGTATCACATGTGGAATGTGTACTAAGGTCTGTCCAACAGGTGCCCTTGAGATGAGAGAAGATGGAAAGCCTGTATGCGATGAGAACTTCCTGTGCAGCTCGCTCGCACCAACAACGGTGAACGATAATTGTGTACACTGTGGTGTATGTGAGCAGATCTGTCCGCAGGGTGCTATCGAGACCAGGCAGTGGCTTGCAAACGATGGCAGTGCACGCATAGATGGTGAAACCATCATCGATCAGGAAACCTGCGTACACTGTGGATGGTGTAGCGAGGTATGTCCAACTAATGCTATAACTGTGCAGAAACCTTTCGAGGGTACCTGGGAACGTGCAGAGGATGTCTGTCAGGCATGCCGTACCTGTGTGGATGTATGTCCATGCAATGCACTGTTCAATCCGGAATGGGCTCCAGGAGAAAGAGTTGACAAGGTCGCTCAGCGTCCTGATGCATGTATCTACTGTGGTGCATGTGCTGTTTCCTGTCCTGTCAATGCTATCGATGTCCAGAAGACAGCGATCGTTCCTGACATGAACAAGAAAGCTGTATTTGAGAAGAAACTTCTCAACAAGCCATCAGCAACTCCTGTATTGACCTCTGTCCTGGTGACAGATGAAGATGCATGTCTTGGCTGTGGAAATTGTGTGATCATGTGTCCTGTCAATGCAAAATCCTCAAAGGATCTTGCAGCAGGTTCACTGAATGATCTTGATGAGAAACCACTGCTTGAGGTAAGGAACGGTACTGTCAAAGTAGTTGATCAGGAAGCATGTGGCTCCTGTGGTGCATGTGCTCTTATCTGCCCGGTTTCTGCAATTTGGCTTGAGAAGAGGGAGGTTGAATAA
- a CDS encoding FmdE family protein: protein MDDMDTIINRIKEQDPELFLQIEKIIPFHGYLSSGAMIGLQMLTMAKRLLDVKEGERIYVTAETSNCVPDPFQILEGATIGNKGMKIKDYGKMAVTVNKRGAPGEMIMPAVRIYLDAEKTEAYPRLHAWFMNLEKVRHEEILPILLEAGEKIYSYTFTAIEVPVKKSKQVRLCEKCGESFIQYEGEALCEACRHEQ from the coding sequence ATGGATGATATGGATACTATTATCAACAGGATAAAAGAGCAAGATCCAGAGCTATTTTTGCAGATAGAGAAGATAATTCCTTTTCACGGGTACTTGAGCTCGGGAGCAATGATAGGATTACAGATGCTCACGATGGCGAAGAGATTACTTGATGTTAAGGAAGGAGAACGCATCTATGTTACAGCGGAGACATCAAATTGTGTCCCTGATCCATTCCAGATACTCGAGGGTGCTACCATCGGGAATAAGGGAATGAAGATCAAGGACTACGGCAAGATGGCTGTTACCGTGAACAAACGTGGTGCACCGGGTGAAATGATCATGCCCGCAGTCAGGATATATCTTGATGCGGAAAAGACCGAGGCTTATCCCAGATTGCATGCGTGGTTCATGAACCTTGAAAAAGTACGTCATGAAGAGATCCTGCCTATTTTACTCGAAGCAGGCGAGAAAATTTATTCTTACACTTTTACAGCGATCGAAGTTCCTGTCAAGAAAAGCAAGCAAGTAAGGCTGTGCGAAAAATGTGGAGAGAGCTTCATTCAATATGAAGGCGAAGCGCTTTGTGAAGCATGCAGGCATGAGCAGTAA
- a CDS encoding iron-sulfur cluster assembly scaffold protein yields the protein MTFPYTKEVLEHFRNPQNVGKMEDPDGKGLEGSPACGDMVAVYLKVNPDTLVIEDISFESYGCASNIATASMITEMAKGKTLEEAKKITWKEAANALGGLPPVKAHCSVLAVEGLRSAIRDYEEKHGMVVENEATTVEVVSKRLKHVMNPMAGLDIIRTELVLKVVVEEGTVRIVLDIPSTHQFAVAIKEDIVDKLESLWDVESVTVDFIS from the coding sequence ATGACTTTCCCATACACAAAAGAGGTACTTGAGCATTTCAGAAATCCACAGAATGTTGGAAAGATGGAGGATCCTGACGGCAAGGGTCTTGAAGGCAGTCCTGCATGTGGTGATATGGTTGCCGTTTATCTGAAAGTTAATCCTGATACTCTGGTTATCGAGGATATTTCTTTCGAGTCCTATGGCTGTGCATCCAATATCGCAACAGCATCTATGATTACTGAGATGGCAAAGGGCAAGACGCTTGAAGAGGCCAAGAAGATCACGTGGAAGGAAGCAGCTAATGCTCTTGGTGGACTTCCACCTGTCAAGGCGCATTGTTCCGTGCTTGCGGTCGAGGGGCTTCGGTCTGCTATTCGTGATTATGAAGAGAAGCATGGCATGGTCGTGGAGAATGAGGCCACTACGGTAGAGGTTGTCAGTAAGCGTTTGAAGCATGTGATGAACCCGATGGCAGGTCTTGATATCATCAGGACCGAACTTGTGCTAAAGGTGGTGGTCGAGGAAGGTACTGTTCGTATAGTGCTTGATATACCTTCGACACATCAGTTTGCAGTTGCCATAAAGGAAGATATTGTCGATAAGCTGGAATCATTGTGGGATGTTGAGAGTGTCACGGTTGATTTCATCTCCTGA